From Leptidea sinapis chromosome 12, ilLepSina1.1, whole genome shotgun sequence, the proteins below share one genomic window:
- the LOC126967027 gene encoding mitochondrial import inner membrane translocase subunit Tim29 — MNSAIIKVKTSANLVRNVQKRITLPEKLKGTIVEKWSNYWKNLFMDYTQMLQDLRTDMQDNPRKAFIWSSALAAVYVLAARNPSEIDFKDTVKRVTNDAILVSEECRNSKSIDHLRLIEQSYNEGVLHYRSLGVISIMYMSELNNECDLYKAHCSYLQPTYFGIFSRIIDIGMMGRWWNVFIKTTNYDVA, encoded by the coding sequence ATGAATTCAGCAATCATTAAAGTTAAAACATCTGCTAATCTCGTTCGTAACGTGCAGAAACGTATCACTTTGCCCGAGAAACTTAAAGGCACTATAGTCGAAAAATGGTCCAATTATTGGAAAAATCTCTTCATGGACTACACGCAGATGCTACAAGACTTAAGAACGGACATGCAAGACAATCCAAGAAAAGCGTTCATATGGAGTTCTGCTCTGGCCGCTGTGTATGTTTTGGCTGCTCGTAATCCATCAGAAATTGATTTTAAAGATACGGTGAAGAGAGTAACAAATGATGCCATCTTAGTTAGTGAAGAGTGCAGAAACTCAAAATCAATTGACCATTTGAGGTTGATAGAACAGAGTTACAATGAAGGTGTATTGCACTATAGAAGTTTAGGGGTTATATCAATCATGTATATGTCGGAATTAAACAATGAATGTGATTTATATAAAGCACACTGTTCATATTTGCAGCCAACATATTTTGGAATATTCTCTAGAATAATAGACATTGGTATGATGGGCAGATGGTggaatgtttttataaaaacaacaaattatgATGTTGCATAG
- the LOC126967007 gene encoding F-box/LRR-repeat protein 7-like, with protein sequence MAMFYESDDELFFPDVVHIVRRELYAQAINSTDVFTKRKRNLDVPTHTEDGIPIRKIYVTSLPAKTTRLELFAVFAQYGFIKSCWLKMGERGPNKTPIPTYAFVTFGDPADARKALCAPPHEKKIRDRILKISPADSWHQPAEDINGRVQWKQPSATESSHSWGVAENLDVQNNNGNPVTDEVLTTEESYNILDVLNMDCWSLILSHVPLTDLIRSERVSKKWKDVVHLYLNSIRTFKTSSWQLDQVKLTTAVLRQVLQRFGASLIRLHIDHNWSDLNDRTAHTVGKYCPNLEEVKVAGMHTKNWNPLMYGCKQLKKIDFVSCYKLTDASLVHVVKSDASIEELSVSNNTHLTGLFLTNCSKPSKLTSLSFYNCYSLQGTVVNAAMDTLPCLTCLKLDVCPPSMWKLIPNILRKVPQLEELSLSENISMDGPVPVLIHELCDSIGILTKLKRLNLSRNIFITNEVIKQVAQSCSKLEDLNISGCNSRKSFSHKGVSDESIVAICSQCTLLTNLNVSYLAGLSNTGLAAVVKLSRLVTLMSRGNISITAKPIVAILNKCHYLEELDLCGCESVTEEVISAGERALLQHPRPLALLLGGTAAAGGESPSESRDTPTHQLLSVDLHHDKSNPHMRPDFIDRIFESSSDDSYDEVFDHDDIDFFDQFLSDEEDFLQQNIANYDGFFNNILLI encoded by the exons ATGGCTATGTTTTATGAAAGTGATGATGAATTATTTTTCCCCGACGTGGTTCACATTGTGAGACGGGAACTAT ATGCCCAAGCCATAAATTCAACTGATGTATTCACCAAAAGGAAAAGAAATCTCGACGTACCTACACACACAGAAGACGGAATACCCATCAGAAAAATCTATGTCACTAGTCTTCCAGCAAAG ACAACTAGACTTGAACTCTTTGCAGTATTTGCTCAGTATGGATTTATCAAAAGCTGTTGGCTAAAAATGGGAGAAAGAGGTCCTAACAAAACACCAATACCTACATATGCATTTGTCACATTTGGTGATCCAGCTGATGCCCGcaa AGCTCTATGTGCACCCCCTCATGAGAAAAAAATCCGTGATAGAATTCTGAAGATATCACCAGCTGATAGCTGGCATCAACCAGCTGAGGACATTAATGGCAGAGTGCAATGGAAACAACCATCTGCAACTGAGTCTAGCCATAGTTGGG GTGTCGCAGAAAACTTGGATGTTCAGAACAACAATGGCAATCCTGTT ACCGACGAAGTATTAACCACAGAAGAATCATACAATATATTGGATGTCCTCAACATGGATTGCTGGTCGCTCATACTATCGCATGTGCCCCTAACAGACTTAATAAGGTCCGAGCGTGTTAGTAAAAAGTGGAAAGATGTGGTTCATTTATATCTTAATA GCATTCGCACGTTTAAAACGTCAAGTTGGCAATTAGATCAAGTAAAACTAACGACAGCCGTGTTACGACAAGTTCTTCAGCGATTTGGGGCTTCACTGATACGGCTTCACATCGATCATAACTGGTCAGATCTCAATGACCGCACTGCACATACGGTTGGGAAGTACTGCCCTAATTTGGAAGAAGTTAAG GTCGCAGGAATGCATACAAAGAATTGGAATCCATTGATGTATGGATGTAAACAATTAAAGAAAATTGATTTCGTTTCCTGCTATAAG TTAACTGATGCCAGCTTAGTCCATGTAGTGAAGAGTGATGCAAGTATTGAAGAGTTGTCTGTTTCAAACAATACACATCTCACTGGACTATTCCTCACTAACTGTTCAAAACCATCAAAGTTAACATCACTATCATTTTACAACTGCTACAGTCTCCAGGGAACTGTTGTCAACGCTGCCATGGACACATTGCCCTGCCTCACTTGTCTCAAACTCGACGTGTGCCCACCATCAATGTGGAAGTTAATACCCAACATTCTAAGAAAAGTACCGCAACTAGAAGAATTGTCACTCAGTGAAAACATATCAATGGATGGTCCAGTGCCTGTACTTATACATGAGCTCTGTGATTCAATTGGCATTCTGACCAAATTAAAGCGGCTTAATCTGAGTCGGAACATATTCATAACAAATGAGGTCATAAAACAAGTTGCACAGTCATGCTCTAAGTTAGAAGATCTTAATATTTCTGGTTGCAACTCAAGGAAAAGCTTTTCCCATAAAG GAGTGAGTGATGAAAGCATAGTGGCGATATGCTCTCAATGCACCCTGCTGACGAATTTAAACGTGTCGTACCTGGCGGGGCTCTCCAACACAGGCTTGGCCGCGGTCGTCAAACTGAGCCGCCTGGTGACGTTGATGTCGCGTGGCAATATCTCCATCACCGCAAAGCCAATCGTTGCAATACTTAACAAATGCCATTACCTTGAG GAATTGGACCTGTGCGGTTGCGAGTCGGTGACGGAGGAAGTGATCTCGGCCGGAGAACGGGCCCTGCTCCAACACCCTCGCCCGCTGGCACTCCTGTTGGGAGGCACCGCGGCCGCTGGAGGCGAGAGTCCCTCCGAAAGTCGG GATACTCCAACACACCAGCTGCTGTCAGTTGATCTGCACCATGACAAGAGCAATCCCCACATGCGCCCGGACTTCATCGACAGAATATTCGAGAGCAGTTCGGACGACTCCTACGATGAAGTCTTTGATCACGACGACATTGACTTCTTTGACCAAT tttTGTCAGACGAGGAAGACTTCCTGCAACAAAACATCGCTAACTACGATGGATTCTTTAACAACatacttttaatttaa